From the Primulina tabacum isolate GXHZ01 chromosome 15, ASM2559414v2, whole genome shotgun sequence genome, one window contains:
- the LOC142526784 gene encoding phytyl ester synthase 1, chloroplastic-like produces the protein MPAMASTIKVLGTPNNIIHSRFPVHCLDFKKSFSQINGICFGVKEESKRASLDLGKSKRNLYSEGINEGEKDLKNDEKLEALWDDGFGTQSMKDYFDFAKELIRHDGGPPRWFTPLSCGPPLKHSPLLFFLPGIDGVGLGLIMHHISLGKVFHVRCMHIPVQDRTTFQDLLEWVEEALKYEHSVSPNKPIYIVGDSFGGCLALAVAARNPQIDLVLILANPATSFDRSRLPLLLHLLETLSDELHAAVPYLLGLILVDPMKMVSVDINNPMLHPMQFFKQLVGKPRYRDLAEVLPKETLIWRLKQLKQAAAYANSRLRSITAQVLVLASGKDDMLPSGEEAWRILRSIQNCEIRCFKDNRHNILMENGFNLLTIIKGTGTYRRTKNHDLVVDFLPPSLSEFRQLLENYRWYHTYTSPVMLSTMEDGTIVRGLSGVPTQGPVLLVGYHMLMGLEIFPLITEFLRERGVMVRGIAHPTLFSHLLEGETKEFSVCDFVRLYGALCVSPSNLFKLLGMKSHVLLYPGGAREALHRKGEEYKLFWPEEPEFVRMAARFGATIVPFGGIGEDDIAKVVLDYDDMMKVPFLGDKIRRDNQRYASFNVRDGMAGEVGNQPLHLPALLPKIPAGRLYYLFGKPIQIKGRYELLKDRQKARELYFQIKLEVETNLSYLLKKRHEDPYRSMIDRILYQARPPGASIDQIPSFDL, from the exons ATGCCAGCCATGGCTTCGACTATCAAAGTTTTGGGGACACCAAACAATATTATCCACTCAAGATTCCCTGTCCATTGTTTGGACTTCAAGAAATCATTTTCTCAGATAAATGGGATATGTTTTGGAGTGAAGGAGGAGAGTAAAAGGGCTTCTTTGGATTTAGGAAAAAGCAAAAGAAATTTATATTCAGAAGGAATTAATGAGGGAGAAAAGGATTTGAAAAATGATGAGAAGTTGGAGGCTTTATGGGATGATGGATTTGGAACTCAAAGTATGAAGgattattttgattttgctaaAGAGTTGATTAGGCATGATGGAGGGCCACCAAGATGGTTCACacctttgtcatgtggacctCCTTTGAAACATTCACCTCTTCTTTTTTTCTTGCCTG GAATTGATGGAGTTGGACTTGGCCTTATCATGCATCACATCTCTCTTGGAAA GGTCTTTCACGTTCGATGCATGCATATCCCAGTTCAGGATCGAACAACGTTTCAAG ACTTGTTGGAATGGGTGGAAGAAGCATTAAAGTACGAGCATTCTGTATCTCCAAACAAACCCATTTATATAGTCGGAGATTCTTTCGGTGGGTGCTTGGCTCTTGCCGTGGCGGCGCGTAATCCTCAGATAGACCTTGTATTAATACTAGCTAACCCGG CTACTTCATTTGACAGGTCGCGACTGCCGCTTTTGCTACATTTATTGGAGACATTGTCTGACGAACTTCACGCTGCAGTTCCTTATCTTCTAGGATTGATTTTGG TTGATCCAATGAAGATGGTGTCAGTTGATATCAATAATCCAATGCTGCATcctatgcaattttttaaacaattggTCGGTAAGCCTCGATACCGT GATTTGGCTGAGGTCCTGCCTAAAGAAACCCTTATTTGGAGATTGAAGCAGCTCAAACAAGCAGCAGCTTATGCTAACTCTCGTCTTCGTTCCATTACAGCACAAGTACTTGTTCTTGCTAG TGGAAAGGATGATATGCTTCCTAGTGGAGAAGAAGCTTGGAGGATTTTGAGATCAATACAAAATTGCGAAATACGATGCTTTAAAGACAACAGGCACAACATATTAATG GAGAATGGATTTAATCTATTGACAATTATAAAAGGTACCGGCACCTACCGCCGCACAAAGAATCATGATCTTGTCGTGGATTTTCTACCTCCAAGTCTTTCAGAGTTTAGGCAACTACTTGAGAATTATAG ATGGTATCACACCTACACAAGTCCTGTAATGCTATCAACAATGGAAGATGGAACGATAGTGAGAGGCCTATCTGGGGTTCCTACACAAGGCCCGGTATTGTTAGTTGGATATCACATGCTGATGGGATTAGAAATCTTCCCATTAATCACAGAGTTTCTGCGGGAGAGGGGAGTCATGGTTCGTGGGATCGCACACCCCACGCTGTTCTCACATCTTCTTGAAGGTGAAACCAAAGAATTCTCAGTGTGTGATTTTGTTAGGTTATATGGTGCCTTGTGTGTAAGTCCAAGTAATCTTTTCAAGCTGTTGGGGATGAAATCTCATGTCCTTCTTTATCCTGGTGGTGCTCGTGAGGCTTTACACCGTAAG GGTGAGGAGTATAAATTATTTTGGCCCGAGGAGCCAGAATTTGTGAGGATGGCTGCAAGATTCGGGGCTACAATTGTGCCGTTTGGAGGCATTGGTGAAGATGACATAGCCAAG GTAGTTTTGGactatgatgacatgatgaaaGTACCGTTTTTGGGTGACAAAATAAGAAGAGATAATCAACGCTACGCGTCCTTTAATGTGAG GGATGGAATGGCCGGAGAGGTTGGAAACCAACCTCTCCATCTTCCGGCACTTCTGCCGAAGATTCCAGCTGGCCGGCTGTACTACCTCTTTGGGAAGCCAATTCAAATCAAGGGAAGATATGAGTTGTTGAAGGACAGACAGAAAGCTAGAGAACTGTACTTTCAAATAAAGTTGGAAGTCGAAACAAACTTGTCCTACCTGCTAAAGAAAAGACATGAAGATCCTTACAGAAGCATGATTGACAGGATTCTTTATCAAGCTCGACCTCCAggagcttcgattgatcagATTCCAAGTTTTGATTTGTAA